Proteins from a single region of Nomia melanderi isolate GNS246 chromosome 9, iyNomMela1, whole genome shotgun sequence:
- the LOC116432824 gene encoding uncharacterized protein LOC116432824 isoform X2: MSRSDRLAALLALLCVFGLARAIYHPREATTKPPKRIEPALAWYLSEKDVIESTEDPSRSPKWQTDPDNPIPKKPYTVNAETKTWIPWSKVPDTEIQHKTDISETDCPKPINVNRDGDYALEYSDYEQQENRKFPSVPADSRDLGQRRDRSSVKNKEDKHNVKSNQDYEEIPADNTKPHKEELSVSSSLRSTVARYDSKLGVQCPDFDSTGQFVYPPDCKFFVNCWKGRAFVQPCAPGTLFNPDTLECDFPHKVSCYGGEVAEFPSTEYLDSLGRREPLASGSHAFLEHERLREPRCPPQITGMLPHPSDCTKFLQCANGGTHIMDCGPGTVFNPAISVCDWPRNVRGCEDALKSSDTTTPLVPPDYETFEHKKLQFNRHEPAKKIVCPADFTGLLPHPDTCTKFLQCANGGTFIMDCGPGTAFNPSISVCDWPYNVPGCSEKKTTTAKPWSSGSDSRNWEHTVYNQYGRGQSMSPSNPTTSRPATDWDALRPTWRPSWMPNSEDTAKPPEADSDTPSHNWKPHWTPNTRTTPVPPHWSGQYGHGSQYDGNVPSYPRHPDESDRWGPKGNPGSPSVPWQQGPGSSGHVPNHMYHQHHHHVHHHYPYGSTHNGSGRPETQQPAPPSGPQPQGPRQPDGRWQPEYHHHDHHHSWPHPGPSLPEYHESGQQTQRPFLDQKEDSSNIHESEQHTTVTLFDQTEDSSNIHESDQQTRSVIFEQPNPSNTHVRFDHVNLPSNRRSWQELTPNRQEHGRNDPRFPQPGYNQQPLPGENVYVDNTYKVPENDDRQTRNKTIWTHSVSTPRFAPRISNQQGPRPSSPEGHPQPENKRWNQGRTRNDIFQNWRDRNIYDRVADKEADSKLNQWTPKIDIYQNTNKKFPPEIKDTSFDASRMNYPSNVYIDTNDTRDHFSRKDIQIHQGHSKTKTYGPNDRYNISDRNIYIDSQSTDIPTLPVELQPPYYNTFDRPNATKNTSASPGRRTSKHHRMNSSSDSTGDLSGSDTIHRQIFEVRAGFPPHYPPPSRSLTSPGSTNPSRGDVNLAPVLPSDLLPPYYKPSRTNSNYPAEPATDLQPPFYEPPSVPQNTPNFSHPQEPNPFLVPPSPDSSSNSDPYSNVPTVSIEPPSYQANNGSTNSSVSVKTTKRKQRVPDVHMVLPKKSVQRTPKKALEKVTTTTEPALSSVEVEANDYFANPDYDVDVLDEREVWKPVLVFENKTRTTTESSHIMRINEKKSDVDLFNIEAPPVDGEEPPFPSYYVPPVEPLDHARKVSHPTPISGQVIRLRGGSGPHEGYVEVQGKIPGWGVVCDSRNSWTLKEAHVVCKQLGYTRGAEMAWQGRNNRNGIPSWIAADSVSCQGNETRFQMCKFTHGQHCRVERDAVGVSCVLNRVAHCRSDEIPYEGHCYHLAEPDSGLNHAEALDYCSRKQARLVDITSQAENDFISEWLLQMHPEIGSIMTSGVGFTTLNHTLWLWEDSSQAKFKFSKWWPGWLEDKQVPPHVGSRPLCIVMKRKLPCHERPDTICVADYFFWDTEDCTTSAKGHSYICKRPYDDIGCVYGKGAQYMGNANVTASGKRCLPWADEKVAHSLRILALSRDTKEKLKTHNYCRNLQPLKESRPWCFTEPNGQREHCDIPPCGNIGSQRSSLGGLCMPKHFECSPGECIPSQWVCDGEEDCRNGADESDCSSQMDLYQKYAKHKLEGHDVEKWLNTPLKTCAVRCKDADFTCRSFSHKAAGNICLLSHSNVGMTGSLKPNREFDYYEMKERSLNCDGMFVCDNKKCINQTKVCNGKNDCHDRSDESICTLENLDYAIRLAGSNNSYEGRIEVKVLGVWGQVCDDGFGMIDADVVCKELGFTLGALEIRPGGFYGNLDPPTRFIVDQLQCRGNETSLRECDFDGWGVHNCQPEEAVGVVCKTAVDTCQDGHWKCEKSPTCIPTAFICDEVVDCPDGSDESSQHCDAPFEIRLANGSSPLEGRVEVRHHGVWGTVCDDDFSTAAATVICRSLGYTGKAFAKKDGYFGPGEGPIWLDEVSCRGNETQLYRCEHNHWGQNNCNHDEDAGVICTRGNVNDSELDWDLLPDVMAKDINDILPTNCGQRLEDFNSEEDLIFAKVVHGSIAPKGSYPWQCF, translated from the exons ATGTCGCGGTCCGATCGTCTCGCCGCCCTTCTCGCTCTCCTCTGCGTCTTCGGGCTCGCCCGTGCG ATTTACCATCCTAGAGAAGCAACAACAAAACCACCGAAACGAATAGAGCCAGCTCTTGCCTGGTATTTGTCAGAGAAAGATGTCATAGAATCAACCGAGGATCCCTCGCGTTCTCCAAAATGGCAGACGGATCCCGATAACCCTATCCCTAAGAAACCATACACAGTGAACGCTGAGACAAAGACCTGGATTCCTTGGTCGAAGGTTCCTGACACTGAAATTCAACATAAAACAGACATATCAGAAACCGATTGTCCGAAACCGATTAATGTCAATCGAGACGGCGACTATGCCTTGGAATACAGCGACTATGAGCagcaagaaaatcgaaaattccCATCGGTGCCGGCCGATTCTCGTGATTTGGGACAACGTCGGGACCGCAGTAGTGTTAAGAATAAAGAAGACAAACATAATGTAAAAAGTAATCAAGATTACGAAGAAATACCCGCTGATAACACG AAACCTCACAAGGAAGAACTTTCTGTTTCATCAAGCCTGAGATCAACGGTAGCTCGATACGATTCGAAACTTGGGGTACAGTGTCCAGATTTCGATTCGACTGGACAATTCGTCTACCCCCCCGACTGCAAATTCTTCGTTAATTGCTGGAAAGGTAGAGCATTCGTTCAACCATGTGCTCCTGGGACACTGTTCAATCCAGACACTTTGGAATGCGATTTTCCGCACAAAGTGAGTTGTTACGGCGGAGAGGTTGCCGAATTTCCTTCCACCGAGTATCTGGATTCGCTGGGAAGGAGAGAGCCTTTGGCGTCTGGGTCACACGCTTTTCTGGAACACGAGAGACTACGG GAACCACGATGTCCTCCTCAAATAACAGGTATGCTGCCGCATCCATCGGATTGCACGAAGTTCTTACAGTGCGCGAATGGCGGGACGCACATCATGGATTGTGGTCCAGGAACAGTGTTCAACCCTGCCATTAGTGTTTGTGACTGGCCACGTAACGTGAGAGGCTGTGAAG ATGCCTTAAAGTCCAGCGACACCACGACGCCGTTGGTACCTCCAGATTATGAAACTTTCGAGCACAAGAAACTGCAGTTCAATAGGCATGAACCAGCGAAGAAGATTGTTTGTCCCGCTGATTTTACAGGATTGTTACCTCACCCAGACACTTGTACGAAATTTTTGCAGTGCGCTAATGGAGGTACTTTCATCATGGACTGCGGCCCAGGAACAGCCTTTAATCCTTCCATCAGCGTTTGTGATTGGCCTTACAACGTACCTGGCTGCAGCGAAA AGAAGACAACTACTGCCAAACCATGGTCATCTGGCTCGGATTCAAGAAACTGGGAGCATACTGTTTACAACCAATACGGCCGAGGACAATCAATGTCACCAAGCAATCCAACAACGAGTCGACCTGCAACAGACTGGGACGCGTTGCGTCCAACATGGCGGCCAAGTTGGATGCCGAATTCTGAAGATACTGCGAAGCCTCCAGAAGCAGACTCAGATACTCCTAGTCACAATTGGAAACCGCATTGGACACCTAACACTAGGACTACTCCTGTGCCACCTCATTGGTCAGGTCAATACGGCCATGGTAGTCAATATGATGGCAATGTACCCTCTTATCCTAGACATCCTGATGAATCAGATCGTTGGGGTCCAAAAGGAAACCCAGGCTCTCCAAGTGTACCATGGCAACAGGGTCCTGGGTCCAGTGGTCACGTACCAAATCACATGTACCATCAGCATCACCATCATGTTCATCATCATTACCCATATGGCTCTACACACAATGGTAGTGGACGTCCAGAGACTCAACAACCTGCTCCTCCTTCTGGTCCTCAACCTCAAGGACCTCGTCAACCTGATGGCAGGTGGCAACCAGAATATCATCATCATGATCATCATCATAGCTGGCCTCATCCTGGTCCTAGTTTACCAGAGTACCATGAGTCTGGTCAACAAACTCAAAGGCCTTTCTTAGATCAGAAAGAAGACTCTTCTAACATTCATGAATCTGAACAACACACTACAGTCACTCTGTTTGATCAGACAGAGGATTCTTCTAATATTCACGAGTCTGATCAGCAGACTCGAAGTGTCATCTTTGAGCAGCCGAATCCTTCTAACACTCATGTTAGATTCGATCATGTAAACCTGCCATCTAATCGAAGATCGTGGCAAGAGTTGACACCCAATAGGCAAGAGCATGGTAGAAATGATCCACGGTTTCCTCAACCGGGATACAATCAACAACCTCTGCCCGGTGAAAATGTTTATGTGGACAATACCTATAAAGTGCCAGAGAATGACGATAGACAGACCAGGAATAAAACAATTTGGACTCATTCAGTATCGACGCCAAGATTTGCCCCTCGTATCTCGAACCAGCAAGGACCTAGACCATCATCACCTGAAGGTCATCCTCAACCAGAGAATAAACGGTGGAATCAag GTCGCACCAGAAATGACATTTTTCAGAATTGGAGGGATCGGAACATCTATGATAGAGTAGCTGATAAGGAAGCGGATTCGAAACTCAACCAGTGGACACCGAAAATAGACATTTATCAGAATACAAACAAAAAATTTCCACCAG AGATTAAAGACACCTCATTCGATGCTTCGAGAATGAATTATCCGAGCAACGTATACATAGATACAAATGACACAAGGGACCACTTCAGCAGAAAAGATATTCAAATTCACCAGGGACACTCGAAGACGAAAACTTATGGACCGAATGATCGATATAATATAAGCGACCGAAATATTTACATCGATTCGCAATCCACCGATATTCCTACATTACCAGTGGAGCTCCAGCCGCCATATTATAATACTTTCGATCGTCCAAATGCAACTAAAAATACTTCAGCTTCACCTGGTCGACGTACTTCTAAGCATCATCGAATGAATTCCTCATCGGATAGTACTGGAGATTTATCAGGATCTG ACACAATCCATCGCCAAATATTCGAGGTCAGGGCAGGCTTTCCGCCACATTACCCACCTCCCAGTCGATCGTTGACATCTCCGGGTTCAACGAATCCATCAAGAGGCGACGTTAACTTAGCACCAGTGCTACCATCAGATTTGCTGCCGCCGTATTACAAACCGTCACGTACCAACTCGAATTACCCAGCTGAGCCAGCGACAGATCTTCAGCCGCCATTTTACGAACCCCCGAGTGTTCCTCAGAATACACCGAATTTCAGCCATCCGCAGGAACCAAATCCTTTCTTGGTACCACCGAGTCCTGACTCATCGAGTAATTCCGATCCATACTCAAATGTGCCAACAGTGAGCATTGAACCACCAAGTTACCAAGCAAACAATGGCTCTACCAACTCCTCTGTCTCTGTGAAGACTACCAAACGCAAACAAAGAGTTCCTGACGTGCATATGGTCCTGCCAAAGAAAAGCGTTCAAAGAACACCGAAGAAAGCTTTGGAGAAAGTTACTACCACTACGGAACCTGCCTTGTCTAGCGTAGAGGTCGAAGCGAATGATTATTTCGCGAATCCAGATTACGATGTGGACGTCTTGGATGAGAGGGAAGTTTGGAAGCCAGTGTTGGTATTCGAAAATAAAACTCGGACGACCACGGAATCGAGCCATATCATGAGAATCAATGAGAAAAAGTCGGACGTGGATCTTTTTAATATCGAAGCTCCTCCAGTTGACGGAG AGGAACCACCATTTCCATCGTATTATGTGCCACCGGTGGAACCATTAGACCACGCTCGAAAAGTGTCTCATCCGACTCCAATCTCTGGCCAG GTGATTCGTCTGAGGGGTGGTTCTGGTCCCCACGAAGGTTACGTGGaagttcaaggaaaaatccctgGCTGGGGAGTCGTTTGCGATTCCAGAAACAGCTGGACGCTGAAAGAAGCTCATGTTGTGTGCAAGCAACTAGGTTACACAAG AGGTGCCGAAATGGCCTGGCAAGGGAGGAACAATCGCAACGGGATACCCAGTTGGATAGCCGCGGATTCTGTGTCTTGTCAAGGCAACGAGACCAGATTCCAAATGTGCAA ATTCACTCATGGACAACATTGTCGCGTAGAAAGAGACGCGGTAGGCGTGAGCTGCGTTTTGAATCGTGTGGCTCACTGCCGCAGCGATGAGATCCCGTATGAGGGACACTGTTACCACCTGGCAGAACCCGATAGCGGTCTGAACCACGCGGAAGCGTTGGATTATTGTTCACGGAAGCAGGCACGTCTTGTTGACATCACCAGCCAAGCAGAAAACGACTTCATCTCCGAATGGCTGCTGCAGATGCACCCGGAGATCGGCTCCATCATGACTTCCGGTGTTGGCTTCACTACTCTGAATCACACCTTGTGGCTCTGGGAAGACTCTTCGCAAGCCAAGTTCAA GTTCTCAAAATGGTGGCCAGGTTGGCTGGAAGACAAGCAGGTGCCCCCACACGTGGGCTCGCGTCCTCTTTGCATCGTGATGAAACGCAAACTTCCGTGTCACGAGAGACCTGACACGATTTGTGTCGCTGACTATTTCTTCTGGGACACTGAAGATTGTACTACCTCTGCGAAGGGACATTCTTATATTTGCAAAAGACCCTACGATGATATTG gTTGCGTTTATGGGAAAGGAGCTCAATACATGGGAAATGCAAACGTGACAGCATCTGGGAAGCGTTGTCTTCCGTGGGCTGACGAAAAAGTAGCCCATTCATTAAGAATACTg GCTCTTAGTCGAGACACCAAGGAGAAATTGAAAACTCATAATTACTGCAGAAATCTACAACCTCTTAAAGAATCGAGACCATGGTGCTTCACTGAGCCAAATGGACAACGAGAACACTGTGACATTCCACCTTGCGGAAATATTG GATCTCAAAGGTCAAGTTTGGGAGGCCTCTGCATGCCCAAACATTTTGAGTGTTCACCGGGAGAGTGCATCCCTTCACAGTGGGTTTGCGATGGAGAAGAG GACTGCAGAAACGGCGCAGACGAAAGCGATTGCTCGTCACAGATGGACCTTTACCAAAAATACGCGAAACATAAGTTAGAAGGGCACGATGTCGAAAAATGGTTGAATACCCCATTAAAAACTTGCGCCGTCAGATGCAAGGATGCTGACTTCACGTGTCGATCGTTTTCGCACAA GGCAGCAGGGAACATTTGTCTATTAAGCCATAGCAACGTCGGCATGACAGGATCCTTGAAACCCAATCGGGAATTCGATTATtacgaaatgaaagaaagaagcTTAAATTGCGACGGCATGTTCGTTTGCGACAACAAGAAGTGCATAAACCAGACCAAAGTGTGCAACGGGAAAAACGACTGCCACGATCGTAGCGACGAAAGTATCTGCACCCTGGAAAATCTGGACTATGCCATTCGACTTGCTGGCTCGAATAACAGTTACGAAGGGAGAATTGAAGTCAAGG TTTTGGGAGTCTGGGGTCAAGTTTGCGACGATGGTTTCGGTATGATCGACGCCGATGTAGTTTGCAAAGAGCTTGGCTTCACTCTTGGCGCTCTGGAAATCCGACCAGGAGGATTCTATGGGAATCTGGACCCACCCACGAGATTCATCGTGGATCAGCTTCAATGTCGAGGGAACGAGACATCATTGCGCGAATGTGATTTCGATGG ATGGGGTGTTCACAATTGCCAGCCAGAAGAAGCAGTAGGCGTTGTTTGCAAGACAGCAGTGGATACTTGTCAAGATGGACATTGGAAGTGTGAGAAAAGTCCCACATGCATTCCGACTGCGTTCATATGCGACGAGGTAGTCGACTGTCCGGACGGTTCTGACGAAAGTTCCCAGCATTGCGAC GCACCTTTCGAGATACGACTAGCGAATGGAAGCTCTCCTTTAGAAGGAAGGGTTGAAGTTCGTCACCACGGTGTATGGGGCACCGTCTGCGACGACGATTTCTCTACTGCAGCTGCTACTGTGATTTGCAGGTCCTTGGGATACACAGGGAAAGCTTTTGCCAAGAAGGATGGATACTTTGGGCCTGGAGAAGGACCCATTTGGCTGGACGAA GTTTCTTGCCGCGGAAACGAGACTCAGCTGTATCGATGCGAGCACAATCACTGGGGCCAAAATAATTGCAACCATGACGAGGACGCAGGTGTGATTTGTACACGTGGGAATGTTAACGATTCCGAG CTTGACTGGGACCTGCTGCCGGATGTGATGGCCAAGGACATCAATGACATACTTCCGACTAATTGCGGCCAGCGATTGGAAGACTTCAACTCCGAGGAGGATCTCATATTCGCGAAAGTGGTGCACGGTTCCATCGCGCCGAAAGGAAGTTACCCTTGGcag tgtttttaa